Proteins encoded in a region of the Psychromicrobium lacuslunae genome:
- a CDS encoding LOG family protein — MSARNLEVEDLTQFQALLAAGESSLSGWHLQSLDLRGVDFSGLSVESAVFLGCLFDAGVEASLRARGALLFPVLPGVPFDSYRAKLYTGGELYQGIGDGYEATTDGRIYQWTLTAPRNLDGTLATAMHDHSIGDALDDFLNGELASRGVVGVMGGHAISRGSGAYAQAAELAAGIARAGYLLATGGGPGAMEAANLGAWLSRRSTAELDWALAKLAEVPDFKPSVSDWVLVAQQVLDRFPDGVQNLGIPTWFYGHEPPNVFASQIAKYFANAVREAVLLERCTGGIVFLPGAAGTVQEIFQDGCENYYASAASAASSAPMVLLGRQYWTEQLPVWPLLNTLAEGRAMAAKILLADSVAEAVQFLS; from the coding sequence ATGAGCGCACGCAATCTCGAGGTGGAAGATCTTACCCAGTTCCAGGCGCTGCTGGCAGCGGGCGAGAGTTCGCTCAGCGGCTGGCATCTGCAATCCTTGGACCTGCGGGGCGTTGATTTTTCTGGTCTGAGTGTTGAATCGGCAGTCTTTCTCGGCTGCCTTTTTGACGCCGGAGTGGAAGCCAGCTTGCGCGCCCGCGGAGCTCTGCTTTTCCCGGTACTGCCGGGTGTTCCTTTCGATTCTTATCGGGCCAAACTGTATACCGGCGGCGAACTTTACCAGGGGATCGGCGATGGCTATGAGGCCACGACGGACGGTCGTATTTACCAGTGGACGCTGACCGCGCCGCGCAACCTTGACGGCACCCTCGCGACGGCCATGCATGATCATTCAATCGGCGATGCGCTGGACGACTTCCTCAACGGCGAACTTGCCAGCCGCGGAGTCGTCGGGGTGATGGGTGGTCACGCGATCAGCCGCGGCAGTGGGGCTTACGCCCAAGCTGCCGAGTTGGCTGCTGGGATAGCGCGGGCGGGATATCTGCTGGCAACCGGTGGAGGTCCGGGGGCGATGGAAGCGGCCAATCTCGGTGCTTGGCTGAGCAGGCGGAGTACCGCCGAACTGGACTGGGCGCTGGCGAAACTTGCCGAAGTGCCCGATTTCAAACCTTCGGTGAGCGATTGGGTGCTGGTCGCTCAACAAGTTCTCGACCGCTTCCCGGACGGTGTGCAAAACCTTGGCATTCCAACCTGGTTTTACGGACATGAACCGCCGAATGTCTTCGCCAGCCAGATCGCTAAATACTTCGCTAATGCTGTCCGTGAAGCGGTGCTACTGGAGCGTTGTACCGGGGGTATTGTCTTCCTGCCCGGTGCCGCCGGGACAGTGCAGGAGATCTTCCAAGACGGCTGCGAAAACTACTACGCCTCGGCGGCCTCGGCGGCGTCGTCGGCGCCGATGGTGCTCCTAGGACGCCAGTACTGGACCGAGCAACTGCCGGTGTGGCCGCTGCTGAATACCCTAGCCGAGGGGCGTGCTATGGCCGCAAAGATCCTGCTCGCCGACTCCGTCGCTGAAGCAGTGCAGTTCCTCAGCTGA
- a CDS encoding SRPBCC family protein, translating to MSAPSPYFISRERFIPASAEQIFELLATPAMHAVIDGSNSVRDALPNGPERLSEGAKFAMEMRIGAPYKVMNYVIEFEEGRRIAWRHFYGHIWRYLLEPVEGGTQLTEQWDAREVRRRWLLRLSGFTRRNVRGIERTLEKLEAHFRAGGRAEQ from the coding sequence ATGAGTGCCCCAAGTCCCTACTTCATTTCCCGGGAACGATTCATTCCGGCCAGTGCTGAGCAGATCTTTGAACTGCTCGCCACCCCGGCGATGCACGCGGTGATAGATGGCTCGAACTCGGTGCGTGATGCCCTGCCGAATGGTCCGGAAAGACTTTCGGAAGGCGCGAAGTTCGCGATGGAAATGCGAATCGGCGCGCCCTACAAGGTGATGAACTATGTGATCGAGTTTGAGGAGGGGCGACGTATTGCCTGGCGGCACTTCTATGGGCATATTTGGCGCTATCTGCTGGAGCCCGTGGAGGGTGGCACGCAGCTTACCGAGCAATGGGATGCGCGTGAGGTGCGGCGCCGCTGGCTGCTTCGGTTGAGCGGGTTCACCAGGCGGAATGTGCGCGGCATTGAAAGAACTCTGGAGAAGCTAGAGGCGCATTTTCGTGCGGGCGGTCGGGCTGAGCAATGA
- a CDS encoding MarR family winged helix-turn-helix transcriptional regulator produces MTLEFSTAKCLVEQIAEFHQALRHVSMPDAGIAGRVAYRALLRALDSQGPLRAAELASQLCIGESVLSRQLAELVNRGLVLRSADPLDRRATQLSLSEQGRAELAAVEQRNSERLAEALADWDEAEAKQAIGLIERLSSKLAEFH; encoded by the coding sequence ATGACTCTGGAATTTTCGACGGCGAAGTGCTTGGTGGAGCAGATTGCGGAATTTCACCAAGCACTTCGGCACGTTTCGATGCCCGACGCCGGAATTGCCGGTCGAGTTGCCTACCGGGCGCTGCTGCGGGCCTTGGATTCACAGGGCCCACTCCGGGCGGCCGAGTTGGCAAGCCAATTGTGTATTGGGGAGTCGGTATTGAGTCGACAACTCGCTGAACTGGTCAATCGCGGCCTGGTGCTCAGGAGCGCCGACCCGCTGGATCGGCGGGCGACTCAGCTCAGTCTTTCGGAGCAGGGGCGGGCGGAACTAGCGGCCGTTGAGCAACGTAATTCCGAACGATTGGCGGAAGCCCTAGCCGATTGGGATGAAGCCGAGGCCAAGCAGGCTATCGGCCTGATTGAAAGACTTTCCTCAAAGCTTGCCGAATTCCACTGA
- a CDS encoding ATP-binding cassette domain-containing protein encodes MTESLDPLTDADAHLISLEGIGKSYGNILALRDITMAVDNGRVTCVLGDNGAGKSTLIKILAGLHQHDEGTLRVMGAERTLSSPREALDLGIAAVYQDLAVVPLMPVWRNFFLGSELTKGAGPFRRLDVQAMKEITKRELAEMGIDLRNVEQPIGQLSGGERQCVAIARAVHFGAKVLILDEPTAALGVKQSGVVLRYILQARDRGLGVIFITHNPHHAFPVGDRFLLLKRGRSIGYYEKKDVTLQELTTQMAGGAELTELAHELEQLNLS; translated from the coding sequence ATGACTGAATCGCTGGACCCGCTGACCGATGCTGATGCACACCTGATCTCGCTAGAGGGGATCGGCAAGAGCTACGGCAATATTTTGGCGCTCCGAGATATTACGATGGCCGTCGATAATGGCCGGGTGACCTGCGTCTTGGGGGATAACGGAGCTGGAAAATCAACGCTGATCAAGATTCTGGCAGGTTTGCATCAGCACGACGAGGGCACTCTGAGGGTGATGGGCGCGGAACGCACGCTCTCTTCGCCGCGTGAGGCACTCGACCTCGGAATTGCTGCGGTTTATCAAGACCTTGCGGTGGTGCCGCTCATGCCGGTCTGGCGGAATTTCTTTCTCGGCTCCGAACTGACCAAAGGGGCCGGGCCGTTTCGCCGCCTAGACGTACAAGCAATGAAAGAGATCACTAAGCGCGAGTTAGCTGAGATGGGCATTGACCTGCGTAACGTCGAGCAGCCGATCGGTCAGCTCTCCGGTGGTGAACGGCAATGCGTAGCGATAGCGCGGGCAGTGCATTTCGGTGCCAAGGTGCTGATTCTGGACGAACCCACGGCGGCGCTTGGCGTGAAGCAATCCGGCGTGGTTTTACGCTACATCCTGCAGGCGCGGGACCGTGGCCTAGGCGTCATTTTCATCACCCATAATCCGCACCATGCCTTTCCGGTGGGCGACCGATTCCTGCTGCTCAAGCGCGGCAGGTCGATTGGCTACTATGAGAAGAAAGACGTCACCCTGCAAGAGCTCACCACCCAAATGGCTGGTGGTGCGGAGCTGACCGAGCTGGCGCATGAATTAGAGCAGCTCAACCTCTCCTAG
- a CDS encoding ABC transporter permease: MSVANPAIIDERMRSRSPLQRLLSRPEVGSLVGAVVVLVFFVIVAPVILQPASFATVLYGASTIGIMAVGVSLLMIGGEFDLSTGVAVISSALTASLFSWYFVLNVWVGVGLALLVSLGIGFLNGWILTKTKLPSFIVTLATFLMLTGLNLGLTRLVGGAVASPTISDMDGFSVAKAIFAATFKIGGVDIQITVLFWIVLVAVASWILLRTKIGNWIFAVGGDAEAARAVGVPVAKTKIGLFMGVGFCAWLLGMHNLFAFDAVQSGEGVGNEFLYIIAAVIGGCLLTGGYGSAIGGAIGAFIFGMANKGIVYAQWNPDWFKFFLGLMLLLATLVNLVVKRRAERK; this comes from the coding sequence ATGAGCGTGGCGAACCCGGCCATCATCGACGAGCGAATGCGCAGCCGGAGCCCGCTGCAAAGGCTGCTCAGCCGACCGGAAGTTGGTTCGTTGGTGGGCGCCGTCGTGGTCCTGGTATTTTTCGTGATCGTCGCACCGGTAATTTTGCAACCCGCTTCCTTCGCCACCGTGCTCTACGGTGCGTCCACCATCGGCATTATGGCCGTTGGGGTTTCGCTGCTGATGATCGGTGGTGAGTTCGACCTGTCAACCGGCGTCGCGGTGATTTCCTCGGCCCTCACCGCTTCCTTGTTTAGTTGGTATTTCGTGCTCAACGTCTGGGTGGGGGTGGGCCTCGCCTTGTTGGTCTCGCTCGGGATCGGCTTTCTCAACGGCTGGATTCTCACCAAAACCAAGCTGCCGAGCTTCATTGTCACGCTAGCCACTTTTCTCATGCTGACCGGGCTCAACCTGGGCTTGACCCGGCTGGTAGGTGGCGCGGTGGCCTCACCCACGATCTCCGATATGGACGGCTTCAGCGTGGCCAAGGCGATTTTCGCCGCCACTTTCAAAATTGGCGGTGTGGATATCCAAATCACCGTGCTGTTCTGGATCGTGCTGGTAGCGGTGGCTTCCTGGATCCTGCTGCGCACCAAGATAGGGAACTGGATCTTCGCGGTGGGCGGCGATGCGGAAGCGGCGCGCGCGGTGGGCGTTCCGGTGGCTAAGACAAAAATAGGTTTATTTATGGGCGTGGGCTTCTGTGCTTGGCTACTGGGCATGCACAACCTTTTCGCCTTTGACGCAGTGCAGTCGGGGGAGGGTGTGGGCAATGAGTTCCTTTACATCATTGCCGCGGTAATTGGTGGCTGCCTGTTGACCGGTGGCTATGGCTCAGCTATTGGCGGCGCTATTGGTGCCTTTATCTTTGGGATGGCGAATAAAGGCATTGTCTATGCGCAGTGGAACCCTGATTGGTTCAAGTTCTTCCTGGGTTTGATGCTGCTATTAGCCACCCTAGTGAATCTCGTGGTGAAGCGCCGTGCGGAGAGGAAATAA